One region of Brachyhypopomus gauderio isolate BG-103 chromosome 9, BGAUD_0.2, whole genome shotgun sequence genomic DNA includes:
- the batf3 gene encoding basic leucine zipper transcriptional factor ATF-like 3: MSVLDASDCFSFTESPAVRLCRRSESSDDDEKRLKRREKNRVAAQRSRKRQTQRADELHEAYECLEQQNSSLKKEVQMLLEEQKRLAEALRSHEPLCPVLNRTITPSNKNP, from the exons ATGTCGGTTCTGGACGCTTCAGACTGCTTCTCTTTCACCGAGTCACCAGCTGTGAGGTTATGCCGGAGGAGCGAG AGCTCTGATGACGACGAGAAGCGcctgaagaggagagagaagaaccGCGTGGCTGCGCAGCGGAGCCGCAAGCGTCAGACCCAGAGAGCCGATGAGCTGCACGAG GCCTATGAGTGCTTGGAGCAGCAGAACAGCTCGCTGAAGAAGGAGGTTCAGATGCTGCTTGAGGAACAGAAACGCCTGGCAGAAGCACTCCGGTCCCACGAGCCTCTGTGTCCTGTTCTGAATCGCACCATTACTCCCAGCAACAAGAACCCCTGA
- the atf3 gene encoding cyclic AMP-dependent transcription factor ATF-3 has translation MMLQSPGLGLGPSEISASALVPCLSPPGSLTLEDFTHFSPLIREELRHAIQSKRLSNGTSTAARDHASSSSARPAELTVVKKEINSEELDRRKRRRERNKIAAAKCRNKKKEKTDCLQKESEKLESINAELKAQIEELKNQKQQLVYMLNLHRPTCIVRAQNGQTPEDERNLFIQQIREGALQGLSLTTTAPLQSAVPTTCGHL, from the exons ATGATGCTTCAGAGTCCTGGACTGGGTCTGGGTCCTTCGGAGATCAGCGCGTCGGCGCTGGTGCCGTGCCTGTCCCCGCCGGGATCGCTCACGCTCGAAGACTTCACGCACTTCAGCCCGCTGATCAGGGAGGAGCTGCGCCACGCGATCCAGAGCAAACGTCTCTCCAACGGCACGAGCACCGCGGCGAGAGACCACGCGAGCTCCAGCTCCGCGCGACCCGCTGAGCTCACTGTAGTAAAGAAAGAG ATTAACTCAGAAGAGCTTGACAGAAGGAAacgaagaagagaaagaaacaagATTGCTGCTGCCAAGTGCAGGAacaagaagaaggagaagacaGACTGTTTACAAAAG GAATCTGAGAAATTGGAGTCAATAAATGCTGAACTAAAGGCCCAGATAGAGGAGCTGAAGAACCAGAAGCAGCAGTTGGTCTACATGCTCAACCTCCACCGGCCCACCTGCATCGTGCGGGCTCAGAACGGCCAGACCCCTGAGGATGAGCGAAACCTCTTCATCCAGCAGATCAGAGAAGGTGCACTGCAGGGCTTGAGCCTCACCACCACGGCGCCTCTGCAGTCTGCAGTACCGACCACGTGTGGCCACCTCTGA